A genomic segment from Campylobacter sp. MIT 12-8780 encodes:
- a CDS encoding MFS transporter — protein sequence MKTKTLSKKEIKTLGLSSLGGTLEFYDFIIFVFFASIISEHFFPQSLSDTWKIINTYGIFAAGYLARPLGGIVMAHFGDKFGRKNMFMLSILLMVIPTFALALVPTFETIGYAAPLFLIFVRICQGIAVGGELPGAWVFIHEHAPDKQKNTYLGFLTASVTAGILLGSLVYLLTYMIFEKEAIEEWAWRVPFALGGVFGIISVYLRRFLEETPVFQQMKQDSALVTFPLKEVFKSSKFGVVVSMLVTWVLTGCILVFILLMPNFISKMPSFNLDAFEKTYFQISGLVCIVSGIILSGVISDKIKPYKVCIAFSIAFGVFSFLFFKELYSSSPSQVSTIGLYCLTCFSAGIMNFCPVFMSDVFKPHIRFSGISFAYNIAYAIAGGFTPQLAAFFHGVALKEPTSLMSYGLSAYVLVLAFVAFGTSFLMRRVYEKA from the coding sequence ATGAAAACAAAAACACTCAGCAAAAAAGAAATAAAAACACTAGGGCTTTCCTCGCTAGGAGGGACTTTGGAATTTTATGATTTTATTATTTTTGTCTTTTTTGCTTCTATTATCTCAGAGCATTTTTTTCCACAAAGTTTAAGTGATACTTGGAAGATTATCAATACCTATGGTATATTTGCGGCTGGGTATTTAGCGCGTCCTTTGGGTGGCATTGTTATGGCTCATTTTGGCGATAAATTTGGGCGAAAAAATATGTTTATGCTTTCTATCTTGCTTATGGTTATTCCTACTTTTGCACTTGCTCTTGTGCCAACTTTTGAAACTATTGGTTATGCTGCACCTTTGTTTTTGATCTTTGTGCGAATTTGTCAAGGTATAGCTGTGGGTGGAGAATTGCCCGGTGCTTGGGTTTTCATACACGAACATGCTCCTGATAAACAAAAAAATACTTATCTTGGCTTTTTAACCGCTTCTGTAACGGCTGGAATTTTGCTTGGAAGTTTGGTGTATTTGCTTACTTATATGATTTTTGAAAAAGAAGCCATTGAAGAATGGGCTTGGCGTGTGCCTTTTGCTTTGGGTGGGGTTTTTGGTATCATCTCTGTATATTTGCGTCGCTTTTTAGAAGAAACACCTGTGTTTCAGCAGATGAAACAAGATAGTGCTTTAGTGACTTTCCCGCTTAAAGAAGTGTTTAAAAGCTCAAAATTTGGCGTTGTTGTGTCTATGCTTGTAACTTGGGTTTTAACCGGTTGTATTTTGGTTTTTATCTTGCTTATGCCAAATTTCATCAGCAAAATGCCGAGTTTTAATCTTGATGCTTTTGAAAAAACTTATTTTCAAATTTCTGGGCTTGTTTGTATAGTCAGCGGTATCATCTTAAGCGGAGTAATCTCTGATAAAATCAAACCATATAAGGTATGCATAGCCTTTAGTATCGCTTTTGGGGTGTTTAGCTTTTTGTTTTTTAAAGAGTTGTATTCAAGTTCGCCAAGTCAAGTCAGCACGATAGGGCTTTATTGTTTGACTTGTTTTAGTGCTGGGATTATGAACTTTTGCCCTGTGTTTATGAGCGATGTATTTAAGCCTCATATTCGTTTTAGTGGAATTTCTTTTGCATATAATATCGCTTATGCTATAGCAGGGGGCTTTACACCTCAACTTGCTGCCTTTTTCCATGGTGTAGCCCTTAAAGAGCCGACAAGTTTGATGAGCTATGGTTTAAGTGCTTATGTGCTTGTGCTTGCTTTTGTTGCCTTTGGCACTTCGTTTTTAATGCGTAGGGTGTATGAAAAAGCTTAA
- the bcp gene encoding thioredoxin-dependent thiol peroxidase — MSELKLGDKAPEFSLVNQDGTEISLKDFSGKKVVLYFYPKDNTPGCTTEACEFSELLGNFEDKNAVIIGISPDNPKSHENFVSKFKLKHILLCDEDKSAAKAYGAWGLKKNYGKEYEGIIRSTFVIDEQGKILAIYKNVRAKDHAAKVLADLAKA, encoded by the coding sequence ATGAGCGAGTTAAAACTAGGCGATAAGGCTCCTGAGTTTAGTCTTGTCAATCAAGATGGCACTGAAATTTCGCTTAAAGATTTTAGTGGAAAAAAGGTAGTTTTGTATTTTTATCCTAAGGATAACACACCCGGTTGCACTACTGAAGCTTGTGAATTTAGTGAGCTTTTGGGAAATTTTGAGGATAAAAATGCTGTAATTATAGGCATAAGCCCTGATAATCCTAAATCCCATGAGAATTTTGTAAGTAAATTTAAACTGAAGCACATTTTGCTTTGCGATGAGGATAAAAGTGCAGCCAAAGCGTATGGGGCTTGGGGTTTAAAGAAAAATTATGGCAAAGAATATGAGGGCATTATACGCTCGACTTTTGTTATAGACGAACAAGGTAAAATTTTAGCTATTTATAAGAATGTGCGCGCAAAAGATCATGCGGCTAAGGTTTTAGCTGATTTAGCAAAGGCTTAA
- a CDS encoding Cj0814 family flagellar-dependent secreted protein, producing the protein MLNSLHSYNSNPLAGVKANLTLNKTSSSDVKVEVSASKNTGVKEVLGYAVDKDGYFTEEFNEAAGIPKDIKIHSSTMESLNRSETTAPFRDFISVDPAKTIANAYKLLTQVIGEDAFNAKNSFTLDEIASFPQGIDFDRQSLEVLKVYESSKDYKFADMSRKPVYYWEYTTATTSLFYKSNQDRPATDIFGNNNGGQEGAGVFINANGDKYTNSDGSITKGGLLVGIVNHISEVREGETTIWGKIEGLDKNVSVKEAWAFHEHINLTNPISDSESFQILNNTSDFTELKSKYAQWEQKRIAQLAEEKKQREEMAKGMINPLDILFQQIKRMNEELLEKALNKNKFKIEAWQKPNSNLDIKA; encoded by the coding sequence ATGCTTAACTCGCTTCATTCTTACAACTCAAACCCTCTTGCTGGTGTGAAAGCAAATCTCACGCTTAATAAAACAAGTTCAAGTGATGTAAAAGTAGAGGTTTCAGCCTCTAAAAATACCGGCGTTAAAGAAGTTTTAGGCTATGCTGTAGATAAGGACGGCTATTTTACTGAAGAATTTAATGAAGCAGCTGGTATCCCAAAAGATATAAAAATCCACTCTTCAACTATGGAGTCTTTAAACAGAAGCGAAACAACGGCTCCTTTTAGGGATTTTATAAGCGTTGATCCAGCCAAAACTATAGCTAATGCTTATAAACTCTTAACTCAAGTTATAGGTGAAGATGCGTTTAATGCTAAAAATAGCTTTACTCTTGATGAGATTGCTAGTTTTCCTCAAGGCATAGACTTTGATCGCCAAAGCCTTGAAGTGCTTAAGGTGTATGAAAGTTCCAAGGATTATAAATTTGCTGATATGAGTAGAAAGCCAGTATATTACTGGGAATACACCACAGCCACCACCTCGCTTTTTTATAAAAGCAATCAAGACAGGCCTGCTACTGATATTTTTGGCAATAATAATGGCGGACAAGAAGGTGCAGGGGTATTTATAAACGCAAATGGAGATAAATACACCAATAGTGATGGCTCTATCACTAAAGGTGGACTTTTAGTTGGCATAGTTAATCATATCAGCGAGGTAAGAGAAGGTGAGACGACGATTTGGGGTAAGATAGAAGGTCTTGATAAAAATGTAAGCGTTAAAGAAGCTTGGGCTTTTCACGAGCACATTAATTTAACTAATCCAATCTCAGATAGTGAATCTTTTCAAATTTTAAATAATACAAGCGATTTTACTGAACTTAAAAGCAAATATGCCCAGTGGGAGCAAAAGCGAATTGCCCAGCTTGCAGAAGAGAAAAAGCAAAGAGAAGAAATGGCTAAGGGTATGATCAATCCTTTAGACATACTTTTTCAACAAATTAAACGCATGAATGAAGAATTACTTGAAAAGGCTTTAAATAAAAATAAATTTAAAATCGAGGCTTGGCAAAAACCAAACTCAAATTTAGATATAAAAGCCTAA
- a CDS encoding cysteine permease: MTSLILPPNAFLDEYVLNAQFHKIAGISKNAFKFWKNASIARYQGTRTIFLHKSCILKKHAKALKACDDLNGFVLASAFCSFTTLSPSHLVAKNNSSIYQLLEIKELCGIKFVNLKAFYDFLGLDYKHYIYIEKCHFFSPTPLEKKIKITSSLCVGYY, translated from the coding sequence ATGACTAGCCTCATACTGCCCCCAAATGCCTTTTTAGATGAATATGTGCTTAATGCACAATTTCACAAAATAGCTGGTATTTCAAAAAATGCTTTTAAATTCTGGAAAAATGCGAGCATAGCAAGGTATCAAGGCACAAGGACGATCTTTTTACACAAATCTTGCATACTCAAAAAACACGCCAAAGCGTTAAAAGCTTGCGATGACTTAAATGGCTTTGTCTTAGCAAGCGCGTTTTGTTCTTTTACTACGCTTTCACCCTCTCATTTAGTAGCAAAAAATAACTCTTCGATCTATCAGCTCCTTGAAATCAAAGAGCTTTGCGGGATCAAATTTGTCAATCTCAAAGCCTTTTATGACTTCTTAGGGCTTGATTATAAGCATTATATTTATATAGAAAAATGCCATTTTTTTAGCCCTACTCCACTTGAAAAAAAGATCAAAATCACTTCAAGTTTATGCGTGGGGTATTATTAA
- a CDS encoding highly acidic protein, with the protein MREFEDDEFEDLDDEDILSYEDEDDYLRSEHSRNYNYDEDDYNFDDEDYDDSYEME; encoded by the coding sequence ATGAGAGAATTTGAAGATGATGAATTTGAAGACTTAGATGATGAAGATATTTTATCGTATGAAGATGAAGATGATTATCTAAGAAGTGAGCATTCAAGAAATTATAATTACGATGAGGACGATTATAATTTTGACGATGAAGATTATGATGATAGTTATGAGATGGAATAA
- a CDS encoding epoxyqueuosine reductase QueH → MLVHICCSVDSHYFMSELQKAYPDEKLIGFFYDPNIHPYSEYELRFLDVKRSCDKLGIKLFKGEYDYEAWLKAVKGYEDEPEKGARCEICFDKRMQESVKFAVKIGEKKLTTTLLTSPKKDLVQLQNALQKQCSPFGIEFLAPDFRKNGGTQRQFELAKNEMLYHQNYCGCLYGLSKQKENKPFIDELMSPITKQVLPASIEARIKLYKKVQSLEKKGVKFKLEREKFLNYRLLKAGIRLDKKPLKAHFLFYSHFKNAYTRFLQNEALSGTFSSPKDELHFWDFSFFNALCKCKFKSFEDFLKHPLSIEAEVKIRTKMLGNYNLSPIIITEHLPQGRIELSAKSDIYFDVREKIVLL, encoded by the coding sequence ATGCTAGTTCATATCTGTTGTTCTGTGGATAGTCATTATTTTATGAGTGAGCTTCAAAAAGCCTATCCAGATGAAAAACTCATCGGTTTTTTTTATGATCCAAATATCCATCCTTATAGCGAATATGAGTTGCGTTTTTTAGATGTAAAAAGAAGCTGTGATAAGCTAGGTATCAAGCTTTTTAAGGGTGAGTATGATTATGAGGCTTGGCTAAAAGCAGTAAAGGGTTATGAGGATGAGCCTGAAAAGGGTGCAAGGTGTGAAATTTGCTTTGATAAGCGTATGCAAGAAAGCGTGAAATTTGCTGTAAAAATAGGCGAGAAAAAGCTTACAACCACGCTTTTGACAAGCCCAAAAAAAGACTTAGTTCAACTACAAAATGCTTTACAAAAACAATGTTCGCCCTTTGGTATAGAGTTTTTAGCCCCTGATTTTCGCAAAAATGGTGGCACACAAAGGCAGTTTGAGCTTGCTAAAAATGAAATGCTGTATCATCAAAATTATTGTGGTTGTTTATATGGGCTAAGCAAACAAAAGGAAAATAAGCCTTTTATCGATGAGCTTATGAGTCCTATCACAAAGCAGGTTTTACCAGCAAGTATAGAAGCTAGGATAAAGCTTTATAAAAAGGTGCAAAGCCTTGAAAAAAAAGGTGTGAAATTTAAACTTGAGCGAGAGAAGTTTTTAAATTACCGCTTGTTAAAAGCTGGTATAAGACTTGATAAAAAGCCTTTAAAAGCTCATTTTTTGTTTTATTCGCATTTTAAAAATGCTTATACAAGATTTTTACAAAATGAGGCTTTAAGCGGAACTTTTTCAAGTCCTAAAGATGAGCTTCATTTTTGGGATTTTAGCTTTTTTAATGCTCTTTGTAAGTGTAAGTTTAAAAGTTTTGAAGACTTTTTAAAACATCCCTTAAGTATAGAAGCTGAGGTTAAAATTCGCACAAAAATGCTGGGAAATTATAATCTTAGCCCCATTATCATCACAGAGCATTTGCCACAAGGTAGGATAGAATTGAGTGCAAAAAGCGATATTTATTTTGATGTGCGAGAAAAAATTGTTTTGCTGTGA
- a CDS encoding HDOD domain-containing protein, with amino-acid sequence MDQIQDMNQALLESVEHLPPLPQTVRDLQRYIDEAGSNMKIDRVAEIISGDPLVTAKLLQLANSPFYGFSREITTIQQVVNLLGVSNIKNIVTADSIKGNFKVDMSPYGLDTNKFLQNCNEEAKFVSSWLLEEDKKLSYLLVPCVMLLRFGMMVFANFLIQNHKEKEFYNALKQNDFHNIVVVEDNFLGVDHISFLGFLFHRWDFDEALIESVCFANTPHSADGEIKRSAYALAIANNIFAPYNGGSPYRVNAALNLIKEAKNQGVNFNMEHFIAKLPDFAKANLNKPID; translated from the coding sequence ATGGATCAAATTCAAGATATGAATCAAGCCTTGCTTGAAAGCGTAGAACACTTACCGCCTTTACCACAAACGGTTAGAGATTTGCAACGCTATATAGATGAAGCTGGCTCAAATATGAAAATTGATAGGGTAGCTGAGATAATTTCTGGTGATCCTTTGGTTACTGCTAAACTCTTACAGCTTGCAAATTCGCCATTTTATGGCTTTTCAAGAGAGATTACAACTATTCAACAAGTTGTGAATTTGCTTGGAGTAAGTAATATAAAAAATATTGTTACTGCTGATTCTATCAAAGGGAATTTCAAAGTTGATATGAGTCCTTATGGGCTTGATACAAACAAATTCTTGCAAAATTGTAACGAAGAGGCTAAATTTGTTTCAAGCTGGCTTTTAGAAGAAGATAAAAAGCTTTCATATCTGCTCGTGCCTTGTGTTATGCTTTTGCGATTTGGTATGATGGTGTTTGCAAATTTTTTAATCCAAAACCACAAAGAAAAAGAATTTTATAATGCCTTAAAACAAAACGATTTTCATAATATCGTTGTGGTTGAAGATAATTTTTTAGGTGTTGATCATATCTCATTTTTGGGCTTTTTGTTTCACCGCTGGGATTTTGATGAAGCGTTGATTGAAAGCGTATGTTTTGCTAATACGCCTCATTCAGCTGATGGAGAGATCAAACGTAGTGCGTATGCTTTGGCTATTGCTAATAACATCTTTGCGCCTTATAATGGTGGCTCGCCTTATAGGGTAAATGCAGCTTTAAATTTAATTAAAGAAGCTAAAAATCAAGGTGTAAATTTCAATATGGAACATTTTATCGCCAAACTTCCTGATTTTGCTAAAGCTAATTTAAATAAGCCTATTGATTAA
- a CDS encoding hemolysin family protein, whose product MDPSQNLNLVPNFGYSTTMILVAFLLVLLNGFFVLSEFSIVKVRRSKLEELVKEKKPNAKKALEVSSKLDTYLSACQLGITLSSLALGWIGEPAVASLLEYYLSVFHLPSALLHTIAFVIAFTFITLLHVVVGELVPKSVAIAVADKSVLWVARPLHIFWCVFLPFIKTFDFLAAVCLKMLGIRPASESELTHSEEEIKIIASESQKGGVLDEFETELIRNAVDFSDTVAKEIMSPRKDMICLNKSKSYEENMKIIVESKHSRFPYIDGSKDNVLGMIHIRDLVQNELCGEKKSLNELVRPIFLVPENISISKVLARMNQERNHTALVVDEYGGTAGIITMEDIMEEIFGDIQSEHDDEMYKKLNDGIYDFKGRCEIEIVEELLLITYPEDLEQVTIGGYVFNLLGRLPVVGDRLEDEFCYYEVKKMDGNSIDRVKVVKKQG is encoded by the coding sequence TTGGACCCCAGTCAGAATTTAAATCTCGTACCAAATTTTGGTTATTCTACTACTATGATTCTCGTTGCATTTTTACTCGTGCTTTTAAATGGTTTTTTTGTGCTTTCTGAATTTAGCATTGTTAAAGTTCGCCGCTCAAAGCTAGAAGAACTTGTCAAAGAAAAAAAGCCAAATGCGAAAAAAGCTTTAGAAGTTTCTTCAAAACTTGATACTTATTTAAGTGCTTGTCAGCTTGGCATTACTTTAAGCTCGCTTGCGCTTGGATGGATAGGCGAACCAGCTGTTGCAAGCTTGCTTGAGTATTATTTATCTGTCTTTCATCTGCCAAGTGCCTTGCTTCATACTATCGCTTTTGTGATCGCTTTTACTTTTATCACACTTTTACATGTGGTAGTGGGTGAGCTTGTGCCAAAAAGTGTTGCTATAGCTGTGGCTGATAAAAGCGTGCTTTGGGTGGCTCGTCCTTTGCATATCTTTTGGTGCGTGTTTTTGCCCTTTATTAAAACTTTTGATTTTCTTGCTGCTGTATGTCTTAAAATGCTTGGAATTCGTCCAGCTAGTGAAAGCGAGCTTACACATAGCGAAGAAGAGATTAAGATCATTGCCAGTGAAAGTCAAAAAGGTGGGGTTTTAGATGAGTTTGAAACTGAGCTTATACGCAATGCAGTTGATTTTAGCGATACGGTAGCAAAAGAGATTATGAGTCCTAGAAAAGATATGATTTGTTTAAATAAGAGTAAATCATATGAAGAAAATATGAAGATCATTGTTGAAAGCAAGCATTCAAGATTTCCTTATATAGATGGCTCTAAGGATAATGTTTTGGGTATGATACACATTAGGGATTTGGTGCAAAATGAGCTTTGTGGGGAGAAAAAAAGCCTTAATGAGCTTGTGCGTCCTATCTTTCTTGTGCCTGAAAATATCAGCATTTCAAAGGTACTTGCGCGTATGAATCAAGAAAGAAATCACACAGCCTTAGTTGTTGATGAATACGGCGGAACAGCTGGAATTATCACTATGGAAGATATCATGGAAGAAATCTTTGGCGATATACAAAGCGAACATGATGATGAAATGTATAAAAAGCTTAACGATGGAATTTATGATTTTAAAGGAAGATGCGAGATAGAAATAGTTGAAGAACTCCTACTCATCACTTATCCAGAGGATTTAGAACAAGTTACTATAGGTGGCTATGTATTTAACTTGCTTGGGCGTTTGCCTGTGGTGGGCGATAGGCTGGAGGACGAGTTTTGTTATTATGAGGTTAAAAAAATGGATGGAAATTCCATAGATCGAGTAAAGGTGGTTAAAAAGCAAGGCTAA
- a CDS encoding tautomerase family protein, with protein MPIVTIKLSKPELSKEDKESLIADITTLLSTKYSKPKERTVVMIEDIEPCDIGFGGESVAKIRSKG; from the coding sequence ATGCCAATAGTAACGATTAAACTCTCAAAACCAGAGTTAAGTAAAGAGGACAAAGAAAGCTTGATCGCTGATATAACAACGCTTTTAAGCACAAAGTATTCAAAACCAAAAGAAAGAACCGTGGTGATGATAGAAGATATTGAGCCTTGTGATATAGGTTTTGGTGGTGAGAGTGTGGCAAAGATACGCTCAAAGGGCTAA